One Cryomorphaceae bacterium 1068 DNA window includes the following coding sequences:
- a CDS encoding T9SS type A sorting domain-containing protein, which produces MKLTTYLLGALVSVFSLQSIAQNSQEAKLNLQGYIQAPEIKQDVKIDYATSGAKNTVFSNEFDVSEEWILTNEGEQGTWAIVTETSPNVADYMGAMQSASAENGFGEFDGISFLLDADVAPQNSILEYNGSIDCSSLSDVAVTFNQRARAFNYDKQFLEISTNSGTSWIPFELNTELAFNAPAVQGEITIDITSVAAGEEDVRIRFRWFSDALSENPDLTPAQVNSFGSGYGWMIDDLIVSSLPENELIIGETFYDDHFETFFQVGDEYFVSEEYTDLLQVSSFEYHTQPDFSTRPFNFACGVTNGGTVEQTGVSLVITFTDPNDETWTDTSDPITLAPGVTDTIRFYGQIPSNWSINGNGDLPNGLYTIDYEVIQDQDDELPGNNVGVSLFTRISDEESESGSFIQHENSLTFLANDGQDIIAGTRYTFSTDETNKVITSIRFALNDESEDGIGEQLFLNVRTGGVLDEENAENEMNLFFSYNEDDPDVVIYEVEEEDLSATSTPVWIEVVLPTPILIEPGLIYQAELRLPLFGEELVFVGLTSTRKVSSSVLYDFDNVSTGPQGWFFLGGQVYNLAFGTDQPLNVPEISYESGIKLTQNYPNPVVDHTRIQFQLDEASAVTFEVFDITGKLVYSKDFGDVPALTNQVVDFNRADLAAGTYTYGVITETERLTRKMIIQ; this is translated from the coding sequence ATGAAATTAACAACCTACCTTCTAGGAGCATTGGTCTCTGTATTCAGCCTGCAATCTATAGCTCAGAATAGTCAAGAAGCAAAATTGAACCTTCAAGGCTACATTCAAGCTCCCGAAATCAAACAAGATGTAAAGATTGATTACGCTACGTCAGGTGCGAAAAATACTGTGTTCTCAAATGAATTTGATGTCTCAGAAGAGTGGATTCTGACAAATGAAGGAGAACAAGGCACTTGGGCAATAGTGACGGAAACCAGTCCGAACGTAGCAGATTATATGGGTGCTATGCAATCTGCATCAGCAGAAAACGGCTTTGGTGAATTTGACGGTATCTCTTTCCTATTAGACGCGGATGTTGCACCCCAGAACTCCATTCTTGAATACAACGGTTCTATTGACTGCAGCTCACTAAGCGATGTTGCGGTAACCTTCAACCAAAGAGCCAGAGCTTTTAATTATGACAAACAGTTTCTCGAAATTTCTACAAATTCAGGCACTTCATGGATACCATTCGAATTGAACACTGAATTGGCATTTAACGCTCCTGCGGTACAAGGCGAAATCACTATTGATATTACCAGTGTTGCCGCGGGAGAAGAAGATGTGAGAATCCGATTTCGTTGGTTTTCAGATGCGCTTAGCGAGAATCCTGACCTGACCCCTGCACAGGTCAATAGCTTCGGCTCAGGCTATGGATGGATGATTGATGACTTGATCGTGTCTTCCCTTCCTGAAAATGAATTAATAATAGGAGAAACCTTCTATGATGATCACTTCGAAACCTTTTTTCAAGTCGGTGACGAATATTTTGTCAGCGAGGAGTATACAGATTTGCTTCAAGTGTCTTCCTTCGAATACCACACACAGCCCGATTTCTCCACCAGACCTTTCAACTTTGCTTGTGGTGTGACCAACGGCGGTACTGTTGAACAAACAGGAGTTAGCCTTGTGATCACTTTTACCGACCCAAATGATGAAACGTGGACAGATACGAGCGACCCGATTACACTTGCTCCGGGCGTTACGGATACTATTCGCTTTTACGGTCAAATTCCTTCGAATTGGTCGATAAATGGAAATGGTGATCTTCCTAATGGTCTTTATACAATCGACTATGAAGTGATTCAAGATCAAGATGACGAACTACCCGGAAACAATGTGGGCGTTTCATTATTTACAAGAATTTCGGATGAAGAATCAGAAAGCGGTTCTTTTATTCAACACGAAAATTCATTAACATTTCTAGCCAATGATGGTCAAGACATCATTGCCGGAACCCGGTATACCTTTAGTACAGATGAGACGAATAAAGTAATTACCTCTATTAGATTTGCCTTAAACGATGAATCTGAAGATGGTATTGGTGAACAACTTTTCCTAAATGTGAGAACGGGAGGCGTATTGGATGAAGAAAATGCCGAAAACGAAATGAATCTTTTCTTCAGCTACAACGAGGATGACCCGGATGTCGTGATCTATGAAGTTGAAGAAGAAGATTTATCTGCTACCTCTACGCCCGTTTGGATTGAAGTTGTGCTTCCAACACCAATACTTATTGAGCCCGGGCTGATATACCAAGCGGAGCTGCGTCTTCCGCTTTTCGGAGAAGAATTGGTTTTCGTTGGTCTTACATCAACACGAAAAGTTTCTTCGTCTGTCCTTTACGATTTCGATAATGTGAGTACAGGTCCTCAAGGTTGGTTCTTTTTAGGAGGGCAAGTTTATAACTTGGCTTTTGGTACAGATCAACCTTTAAACGTGCCTGAAATCAGCTACGAAAGCGGAATAAAGCTGACCCAAAATTATCCTAATCCGGTTGTAGACCATACAAGAATTCAATTCCAACTGGATGAAGCCAGTGCGGTTACTTTTGAAGTATTTGACATCACGGGTAAGCTTGTTTACAGTAAAGACTTTGGTGACGTACCCGCATTGACTAATCAAGTGGTTGACTTCAACCGTGCCGATTTAGCTGCAGGAACCTACACTTACGGCGTAATTACTGAAACCGAAAGACTCACAAGAAAAATGATTATCCAATAA
- a CDS encoding T9SS type A sorting domain-containing protein: protein MLKIASKCLVAFLVFQIFSKVATAQETGDTIVVQTLNYASTTRDTMVVFPDFSGLTFEKVLMRYNMRCKDAAVNTTGGNNVACGEWDYSCNTYLTDSTRTDSLGTTHPDFIVTGFSGTTYNYTTSPTYSYSQSTQQEVTYTEVLSELVSEIGNGVIPNVTPLNNSLGDAKTQYLYTADELTSGGLAADAITGLTIDIGTLGDEIANLRIAMKETDATELDPASPEIDGFTNVYYLNTTFDAVGEYQFNLSTEFEWDGTSNLIVQFTYEDADGSGSEVLSETIENHGLTSASDDFYLDFNGESYVELENSFPEVTDQITISCWVYGNEDVMPSNTTLFEGRDLDNNRQVNAHLPWGNSRVYWDCGNDGAGYDRIDKEAAVEDFAGQWNHWAFTKNATTGSMKIYLNGSLWHSGNGKTKLIDLQELRIGRSITWTNTYFGKVDEFRVWNTELSESEIAAYMYSSVSESHPSYANLMAYYTFDQGEGVIAEDMTGAHEGELIAAPLWRQNEGQDIMKNFDAVSERPNIKVIQGEYVTSVEETVVLDSTVNAVNTVTEYGVNGTDLEEISVNTYYEAGDMPIIDESGDQVGVVNVPAENSIEIGELFYFRKFPMKYEIMSFVTPYGIGLDMTPVGKTWTFDLTDFVPILNGSKRMTLERGGQWQEEMDIQFLFVVGTPPRDVIDIQQIWKVDQRNYSVISDDTFFPPRDVMANPEGFQFKIRSAITGHGQQGEFIPRTHYVDIDGGSNEFSWQVWKECAANPLYPQGGTWIYDRAGWCPGMATDVQEFDITSMVTPGETVNIDYGMNSATGDSRYIVNHQLVTYGDNNFGLDASLVEVRKPSDRFEFDRFGTICHSPEVVIRNTGSETLTSVTITYWVNNAPTPETYVWTGSLEFLESEAVVLPTPQSLWESVTPENNVFHASISLPNGEADEYEYNNSYESSFGIPEVVPNHFLIIFSTNSQASENDYQLRDDNGSVIFERDNMSSNTLYRDTLQLPVGCYTFHVNDSDDDGVSFWANNDGNGSVRLKEVGGPTFKYFEGDFGDAINYEFTIDYPLTFDEVTGKHQFEVFPNPTQDQLSLSLEGFDTNVLVSIYNSLGQLVLSQRVITGLNATVSTLSMGSLESGVYVVQASDGERIATQRVVKE, encoded by the coding sequence ATGTTAAAGATCGCGTCAAAGTGCTTGGTTGCTTTTTTGGTTTTTCAAATCTTTTCTAAAGTAGCTACAGCTCAAGAAACAGGTGATACTATAGTAGTCCAAACGCTGAATTATGCCAGTACTACTCGAGATACTATGGTGGTCTTCCCGGATTTTTCCGGGCTTACTTTCGAGAAGGTATTGATGCGCTATAATATGCGCTGCAAGGATGCAGCCGTAAACACGACAGGAGGAAATAACGTAGCGTGTGGAGAATGGGATTATAGTTGCAACACGTATTTAACCGACTCTACCCGAACGGACTCACTAGGGACTACTCACCCTGATTTTATTGTTACAGGCTTCAGTGGCACAACTTACAATTATACTACATCACCTACCTATTCCTATTCTCAATCCACTCAGCAGGAGGTCACTTATACCGAAGTGCTCTCAGAATTGGTTTCAGAGATTGGTAACGGAGTGATTCCAAATGTAACTCCGCTGAACAACAGCTTGGGAGATGCAAAGACTCAATATCTCTACACGGCCGATGAGTTGACAAGTGGTGGACTGGCTGCAGATGCTATTACCGGCTTAACCATAGATATCGGAACATTAGGTGATGAAATTGCAAATCTGAGAATTGCGATGAAAGAGACCGATGCTACTGAGCTTGACCCTGCTTCTCCTGAAATAGACGGCTTTACTAACGTCTATTACCTCAATACCACTTTTGATGCTGTTGGAGAGTACCAGTTTAATCTAAGTACAGAATTTGAGTGGGATGGTACCAGCAACTTAATTGTTCAATTCACTTATGAGGATGCAGATGGATCGGGGTCAGAAGTATTGTCTGAAACCATCGAAAACCATGGTTTGACATCTGCATCAGACGATTTCTATCTCGATTTCAATGGTGAATCATATGTCGAGCTGGAAAATAGTTTTCCCGAAGTTACAGATCAGATCACGATTTCTTGCTGGGTATATGGAAATGAAGACGTAATGCCTTCCAATACTACTCTATTTGAGGGTAGGGATCTTGACAATAATCGTCAGGTTAATGCTCACCTTCCATGGGGGAATAGCCGAGTTTATTGGGATTGTGGTAATGACGGTGCCGGGTACGACCGAATTGATAAGGAGGCTGCCGTGGAAGATTTTGCAGGTCAATGGAACCACTGGGCCTTTACTAAAAACGCCACCACAGGAAGTATGAAGATCTACCTAAACGGCTCCTTATGGCATTCAGGGAATGGAAAAACAAAGCTCATTGACCTCCAAGAATTGAGAATTGGACGATCGATTACTTGGACCAATACTTACTTCGGAAAAGTTGATGAATTCCGCGTTTGGAATACAGAGCTTTCGGAAAGTGAAATAGCAGCTTACATGTATTCTTCGGTATCCGAGTCTCACCCTAGCTATGCCAACCTGATGGCCTATTATACTTTTGATCAAGGTGAGGGAGTGATAGCAGAGGATATGACTGGAGCTCATGAAGGAGAGTTGATCGCGGCGCCTCTCTGGCGACAGAATGAGGGGCAAGACATTATGAAAAACTTTGACGCGGTTAGTGAGCGGCCTAATATCAAGGTTATTCAGGGAGAGTATGTTACTTCTGTCGAGGAGACAGTGGTTTTGGACTCTACCGTAAATGCGGTGAATACCGTTACAGAATATGGTGTCAATGGAACCGACTTGGAAGAGATTAGTGTGAACACCTACTACGAGGCAGGAGACATGCCGATAATTGATGAATCAGGCGATCAGGTGGGAGTGGTAAACGTGCCAGCTGAAAACTCCATAGAAATTGGTGAATTGTTCTATTTCCGAAAGTTTCCGATGAAATATGAGATTATGTCCTTTGTTACACCATACGGTATAGGTTTGGATATGACGCCCGTGGGAAAAACATGGACTTTTGATCTGACCGATTTTGTGCCAATTCTAAACGGATCGAAACGTATGACTCTGGAGAGGGGAGGACAATGGCAGGAAGAGATGGATATTCAGTTTCTGTTTGTAGTTGGGACGCCTCCGAGAGACGTCATTGATATTCAGCAGATTTGGAAAGTCGATCAACGGAATTACTCCGTGATTTCTGATGATACTTTTTTTCCACCAAGAGATGTGATGGCGAATCCTGAAGGATTTCAATTCAAAATACGATCCGCTATAACAGGACACGGTCAGCAGGGAGAATTTATTCCTCGTACTCATTACGTCGACATTGACGGAGGTAGCAATGAGTTTTCATGGCAAGTTTGGAAAGAGTGTGCTGCCAATCCACTTTATCCGCAAGGAGGCACCTGGATATACGACCGTGCAGGGTGGTGTCCGGGAATGGCTACCGACGTTCAGGAATTTGATATTACATCAATGGTAACTCCCGGCGAGACGGTAAATATCGATTACGGAATGAATAGCGCAACAGGAGATTCCAGATATATTGTGAACCATCAATTGGTCACATATGGCGACAATAATTTTGGTTTGGATGCCTCTCTTGTGGAGGTAAGGAAGCCTTCAGACCGTTTTGAGTTTGATCGCTTTGGTACGATCTGTCACTCTCCCGAAGTAGTTATTCGCAATACGGGGAGTGAAACCTTAACGTCTGTCACGATTACCTATTGGGTAAATAATGCGCCTACACCTGAAACATATGTATGGACCGGTTCACTTGAATTTCTTGAGTCTGAAGCAGTCGTTTTACCTACTCCTCAATCGCTGTGGGAGTCAGTAACTCCTGAAAATAACGTGTTTCACGCATCCATTTCATTGCCCAATGGCGAGGCTGATGAATACGAGTACAACAATTCGTATGAGTCCTCTTTTGGGATTCCCGAAGTTGTTCCAAATCATTTCCTGATCATATTCAGCACGAATAGTCAAGCAAGTGAGAATGATTATCAATTGAGGGATGATAATGGTAGTGTGATATTTGAACGCGACAATATGTCATCAAATACCCTTTACCGCGATACGCTGCAGCTTCCCGTTGGGTGCTATACTTTTCATGTAAATGACTCGGATGACGACGGTGTGAGCTTCTGGGCCAACAATGATGGAAACGGAAGTGTGAGACTTAAAGAAGTAGGAGGACCTACATTCAAATACTTCGAAGGCGATTTTGGCGATGCCATAAATTATGAATTTACCATTGACTATCCACTCACCTTTGATGAGGTAACGGGGAAACACCAATTCGAAGTATTTCCAAATCCCACCCAAGATCAGCTGAGTTTATCTCTGGAAGGCTTTGATACCAATGTTTTGGTTAGTATTTACAACTCATTGGGCCAATTGGTGCTTTCGCAAAGAGTCATTACAGGTTTAAATGCGACAGTGAGTACTTTGTCAATGGGAAGTCTGGAATCGGGAGTCTATGTTGTTCAAGCTTCTGATGGCGAAAGAATAGCTACCCAAAGAGTGGTAAAAGAGTAA
- a CDS encoding ATP-binding cassette domain-containing protein, with protein MIEVKNLYKSFGDNEVLTDISFTFLKGKVNMIIGQSGSGKSVLSKCIVGLHQPDQGEVLYDNQDFLKLDLVDKKEIRKNIGMLFQASALFDSMTVEENVGFPLKMFTNKTAKEIKKRVDECLDRVNLVGKNILYPAETSGGMQKRIAIARAIAMKPAYLFCDEPNSGLDPKTSIVIDNLIQEITYEMDITTIVITHDMNSVIEIGDHIMFLYEGKKWWSGDKQDILRSKNNELNDFVYASKFMKTLREKLNA; from the coding sequence TTGATCGAAGTTAAGAACCTATATAAGTCTTTTGGTGATAACGAAGTGCTCACGGATATCAGCTTCACTTTTCTCAAAGGAAAGGTGAATATGATCATCGGTCAAAGCGGTAGTGGGAAGTCGGTTTTGTCGAAATGTATAGTAGGATTGCACCAACCTGACCAAGGCGAGGTCCTATACGACAATCAGGATTTTTTGAAATTGGATCTCGTAGATAAAAAGGAAATCAGGAAGAATATTGGAATGCTATTCCAAGCCAGTGCACTATTTGATAGTATGACGGTGGAGGAAAACGTTGGATTTCCCTTGAAAATGTTTACCAATAAGACGGCCAAAGAGATTAAGAAACGCGTGGATGAGTGCTTGGACAGAGTGAATCTCGTTGGTAAGAATATTCTCTATCCAGCCGAAACGAGCGGGGGGATGCAGAAGCGTATTGCCATAGCCAGAGCCATTGCTATGAAGCCTGCTTATCTTTTTTGTGACGAACCAAATTCGGGGCTCGATCCTAAAACCTCTATCGTAATTGACAACCTCATTCAGGAGATCACATATGAGATGGACATTACGACTATCGTTATCACCCATGATATGAACTCGGTAATCGAAATCGGCGATCATATCATGTTCTTGTATGAAGGGAAAAAATGGTGGTCAGGCGATAAGCAGGATATTCTTCGTTCGAAGAACAATGAGCTCAATGACTTCGTCTACGCTTCGAAGTTCATGAAGACTCTTCGCGAAAAGCTTAACGCATAG
- a CDS encoding ABC transporter permease gives MNLFFHIGRYFELIWRSFSRPEKVSIYRTQFVKEIDGIGLSSIGIVALMSVFMGAVIALQTASNMDSPLLPAYTVGFTARQSILLEFSPTIIALILAGKVGSNIASEIGTMRVTEQIDALDIMGVNSAAYLILPKVLAGLFIFPFLIIISMFLGIFGGWFICISTGIVSSNDYIYGIQYDFHPFHVFYALIKTVIFAFIITTVASYHGYFAKGSALEVGRSSTKAVVYSSILILIFNYIVTQLLLI, from the coding sequence TTGAACTTGTTTTTTCACATAGGGCGATACTTTGAATTGATCTGGCGTAGCTTCTCTCGACCTGAGAAGGTTTCGATCTATCGCACACAATTTGTGAAAGAAATAGACGGTATTGGTCTCAGCTCCATAGGTATTGTAGCGCTGATGTCAGTTTTCATGGGGGCTGTTATTGCTTTGCAGACTGCCTCCAATATGGATAGCCCTCTGTTACCTGCCTACACCGTAGGATTCACTGCCAGACAATCCATTCTTTTGGAGTTCTCTCCAACCATTATTGCGCTCATTCTTGCAGGTAAAGTAGGGAGTAATATTGCTTCTGAAATAGGAACGATGCGTGTTACAGAGCAGATTGATGCATTGGATATAATGGGAGTGAATTCTGCCGCATACCTCATCTTACCCAAAGTTCTGGCCGGACTTTTCATCTTTCCTTTCTTGATTATTATCTCGATGTTTTTGGGGATTTTCGGAGGGTGGTTCATTTGTATTTCAACGGGCATCGTTTCCTCAAATGATTACATCTACGGGATTCAGTATGATTTCCATCCGTTTCACGTATTCTACGCGCTGATAAAGACGGTCATTTTCGCATTTATTATTACCACCGTTGCTTCCTATCATGGATACTTTGCCAAGGGGAGTGCACTTGAGGTAGGACGGAGTAGCACAAAAGCTGTGGTTTATAGCAGTATATTAATATTGATTTTCAATTACATAGTCACCCAACTTCTTCTGATTTGA
- a CDS encoding mannose-1-phosphate guanylyltransferase, which produces MVNTDNYCVIMAGGIGSRFWPMSRTSYPKQFHDILGTGSTLIQQTFERFLHICPKENIYIVTNDQYRELVKEQLDGISYDQILCEPSRRNTAPCVAYANEKIRAKNPSARMIVAPSDHLVLKEQAFYATIETALDQAQTTGNLVTLGIKPSRPDTGYGYIQFTDATDAVNDKVRKVKTFTEKPNLDLALEFIKSGDFYWNSGIFIWTLDSITEAFKEHLPEVTELFEEGAAALNSDQEQEKIAEIYSVCESVSLDYGIMEKAKNVNVVLSDFGWSDLGTWGSLFTHVKKDKDHNAIVGKNVVVYNSSDNMINVPENKLVVIQGLDDYILVDTEDVLLLCPKEEEQRIKQIVTDLKTGKNAKFA; this is translated from the coding sequence ATGGTAAACACAGACAATTACTGCGTAATAATGGCAGGAGGAATAGGTAGCCGATTTTGGCCAATGAGCCGAACCTCTTATCCAAAGCAGTTTCACGATATTCTGGGCACCGGAAGCACGCTAATCCAACAAACCTTTGAGCGTTTCCTTCACATTTGTCCGAAGGAAAACATCTATATCGTAACTAATGATCAGTATCGAGAATTGGTGAAAGAACAGCTCGATGGCATCTCTTATGATCAAATTCTTTGCGAGCCTTCACGAAGAAATACGGCACCCTGCGTAGCTTACGCCAATGAGAAAATCCGTGCAAAGAACCCGAGTGCGAGAATGATCGTGGCACCTTCTGACCACCTTGTGCTGAAGGAGCAGGCATTTTACGCTACCATTGAAACGGCGCTGGATCAAGCGCAAACGACCGGGAATTTGGTAACACTGGGCATTAAGCCTTCAAGACCCGACACGGGCTATGGCTATATTCAATTTACCGATGCAACCGATGCAGTAAATGATAAGGTGAGAAAGGTGAAAACCTTTACTGAAAAACCAAATCTTGACTTGGCACTTGAGTTCATTAAAAGCGGAGACTTTTACTGGAACTCGGGAATCTTTATTTGGACTTTGGACAGTATTACCGAAGCTTTCAAAGAACATCTGCCTGAGGTCACTGAGCTTTTTGAAGAAGGCGCGGCGGCTTTGAACTCTGATCAGGAGCAGGAAAAAATTGCTGAAATATATTCTGTCTGCGAAAGCGTTTCCCTTGACTACGGAATTATGGAAAAAGCCAAAAATGTGAATGTCGTGTTGAGCGATTTTGGCTGGAGCGATCTCGGAACATGGGGCTCTCTTTTCACACACGTGAAAAAAGACAAAGACCACAATGCTATTGTAGGAAAGAACGTAGTTGTCTACAACAGCAGCGACAATATGATCAACGTTCCTGAAAACAAGCTGGTAGTCATTCAAGGACTTGACGACTACATTTTGGTAGATACCGAAGACGTACTGCTCCTCTGCCCGAAGGAAGAGGAACAGCGCATCAAACAAATTGTAACGGATTTAAAAACGGGGAAGAACGCGAAATTCGCTTAA
- the fumC gene encoding class II fumarate hydratase, whose amino-acid sequence MDYRIEKDTMGEVKVPADKYWGAQTERSRNNFKIGPEASMPLEVIHGFAYLKKAAAITNFKAGVLAEEKMELISAVCDEILEGKHDDQFPLVIWQTGSGTQSNMNCNEVIANRAHVLNGGHLGESDRKIHPNDDVNKSQSSNDTYPTGMHIASYKVIVEKTIPGVEKLRDILVSKSAEFMNVVKIGRTHLMDATPLTLGQEFSGYVSQLNHGLRALKNTLTHLSELALGGTAVGTGINTPEGYSENVAEEIANLTGLPFKSAENKFEALAAHDAMVETHGALKQLAISLNKIANDIRMLASGPRSGIGEIIIPANEPGSSIMPGKVNPTQCEALTMVCAQVFGNDSAIGFGGAQGHYELNVFKPVMAANLIQSANLIGDACVSFTDNCAVGIEPNYEVIKRHLNNSLMLVTALNTHIGYDKAAKIAKEAHKNGTTLKEEAVRLEYLTAEEFDKWVDPLKMTGLS is encoded by the coding sequence ATGGATTACCGAATAGAAAAAGACACGATGGGCGAGGTGAAAGTCCCTGCCGACAAATACTGGGGCGCGCAAACAGAGCGTTCACGAAACAATTTTAAGATTGGTCCCGAGGCGAGTATGCCACTGGAAGTGATTCATGGATTTGCCTATTTAAAAAAGGCAGCTGCCATCACCAATTTCAAAGCAGGAGTTTTAGCTGAAGAAAAAATGGAGCTTATTTCTGCTGTATGTGATGAGATTTTGGAAGGAAAGCATGATGACCAGTTTCCTTTGGTGATTTGGCAAACCGGATCAGGAACTCAAAGCAATATGAATTGCAATGAAGTAATCGCCAATCGAGCTCACGTGTTGAACGGCGGGCACCTAGGTGAGAGCGACCGAAAAATCCATCCAAATGACGATGTCAACAAGTCTCAATCGAGCAACGATACCTATCCGACAGGTATGCACATTGCCTCTTACAAGGTGATTGTCGAAAAGACGATTCCGGGAGTGGAGAAACTGAGAGATATTTTGGTTTCTAAGTCTGCCGAATTTATGAACGTAGTGAAAATAGGGCGTACACACCTAATGGACGCTACACCATTGACTTTGGGTCAGGAGTTTAGCGGTTACGTGTCTCAGCTCAATCATGGTCTTCGTGCTTTGAAAAACACGCTGACACACTTAAGCGAATTGGCTTTGGGAGGGACGGCCGTCGGAACGGGAATTAATACACCTGAAGGCTATTCTGAGAATGTGGCAGAAGAGATTGCCAATCTAACGGGATTGCCTTTCAAATCAGCTGAGAACAAGTTTGAGGCACTTGCTGCTCACGATGCCATGGTCGAAACCCACGGTGCCTTGAAGCAGTTGGCTATTTCATTGAACAAGATTGCTAATGACATTCGAATGTTGGCTTCAGGACCTCGAAGTGGTATCGGAGAGATCATCATCCCGGCTAATGAGCCTGGTTCTTCGATTATGCCGGGAAAGGTGAACCCTACGCAGTGCGAGGCTTTGACGATGGTTTGCGCGCAAGTCTTTGGAAATGATAGTGCAATTGGATTCGGAGGAGCTCAAGGCCACTATGAACTCAACGTCTTCAAGCCCGTCATGGCTGCGAATCTGATTCAATCGGCCAATCTAATCGGTGATGCTTGCGTTTCCTTCACCGATAACTGTGCCGTGGGAATTGAACCCAATTACGAAGTGATTAAGCGGCACTTGAACAACTCGCTCATGCTGGTTACGGCTCTGAATACTCATATCGGATACGACAAAGCCGCCAAGATTGCCAAAGAAGCCCACAAAAACGGTACGACTTTAAAAGAAGAAGCCGTGAGATTGGAATACCTCACGGCCGAAGAATTTGACAAGTGGGTAGACCCACTTAAAATGACGGGATTGTCTTAA
- the arsC gene encoding arsenate reductase (glutaredoxin) (This arsenate reductase requires both glutathione and glutaredoxin to convert arsenate to arsenite, after which the efflux transporter formed by ArsA and ArsB can extrude the arsenite from the cell, providing resistance.), which translates to MAEKYTIYHNPRCRKSREALNFLIEEGVDHEVVKYLDEPLKPEELRLLLAKLDLNVSEVIRKEESLYKEKYKGLNFTDDEWLLVLEENPKLLQRPIVVKGSKAVIGRPLENVKNLLT; encoded by the coding sequence ATGGCCGAGAAATACACCATTTACCACAACCCAAGATGCCGAAAGAGCCGAGAGGCTTTAAACTTTCTGATCGAAGAAGGAGTGGATCACGAGGTGGTCAAATACCTTGATGAACCGCTGAAACCTGAAGAATTGAGATTGCTCTTAGCAAAGCTCGACCTAAACGTAAGCGAAGTCATCCGTAAAGAGGAATCACTTTATAAAGAAAAGTACAAAGGGCTCAACTTTACCGATGATGAATGGCTGCTGGTTTTGGAAGAAAACCCGAAACTATTGCAGCGACCGATAGTCGTGAAGGGCAGCAAGGCCGTGATTGGCCGACCACTGGAAAACGTAAAAAACCTATTGACATAA